A part of Silvimonas soli genomic DNA contains:
- a CDS encoding porin: MFKRALLVAALTAAFAAPAFADVSISGSAEMDIFVRTHQDSSLKADGSSSSAAGNETDLILNFDGSDKLDNGNKLIWRVSQKVATPATAAWGSREAYIGLTGDWGTFRSGRVFAPSYLALDEFQNGAGNLWEDYGANAVWFKEALAYTSPDFGGFNVQVAYDLGTKNSDGQAWALDAIATYKGNGLSLAGGYQKQKGLAQADGANVGNVTFDTLAWNQDDAYSPSSGGFFGNDIQQEMYFAQGNWDVGNGFSLRAGWKHNKWVADGWYLTNGREATSSNDQFLLGGAYSWGKQSIALGWQDVVNSKVGGEKINDMNMNQLYGQYTYGMSKNTVAYVQARYMKFKSEDARPFAAATWQLDGVASSGTDNGARVLIGTWTGF; encoded by the coding sequence ATGTTCAAGCGCGCTCTGCTTGTTGCCGCACTGACCGCAGCTTTTGCTGCACCTGCTTTCGCTGATGTTTCCATCAGTGGTTCTGCAGAAATGGATATCTTTGTCCGTACGCATCAAGACTCTTCGCTAAAAGCGGACGGAAGTTCCTCTTCTGCTGCAGGCAATGAAACCGATTTGATTTTGAATTTTGATGGCTCCGATAAACTGGACAATGGCAACAAGCTGATCTGGCGGGTTTCGCAGAAAGTTGCCACGCCAGCCACGGCGGCTTGGGGCTCACGCGAGGCTTATATCGGCTTGACCGGTGATTGGGGTACTTTCCGCTCGGGTCGAGTATTCGCGCCTTCTTACCTTGCCCTGGATGAGTTCCAGAACGGTGCCGGTAACCTGTGGGAAGATTACGGTGCAAATGCGGTATGGTTCAAGGAAGCTCTGGCATATACGTCGCCTGATTTCGGCGGTTTCAATGTCCAGGTTGCTTATGACCTCGGTACCAAGAACTCCGATGGTCAGGCTTGGGCTCTCGATGCAATCGCAACGTACAAGGGCAATGGCCTGAGTTTGGCTGGTGGTTACCAGAAGCAGAAGGGCTTGGCCCAGGCGGATGGAGCCAATGTTGGCAATGTTACGTTTGATACTTTGGCCTGGAATCAGGATGACGCCTACTCGCCAAGCTCGGGTGGTTTCTTCGGGAACGACATTCAGCAAGAGATGTACTTTGCCCAAGGTAATTGGGATGTTGGTAATGGCTTTAGTCTGCGTGCTGGCTGGAAGCACAACAAATGGGTTGCTGATGGCTGGTACCTGACTAATGGTCGTGAAGCTACCTCGTCGAATGATCAGTTCCTGCTTGGCGGTGCTTATAGTTGGGGTAAGCAATCCATTGCCTTGGGCTGGCAAGACGTAGTTAATAGCAAGGTCGGCGGTGAAAAAATCAACGACATGAATATGAACCAGCTCTATGGTCAATACACCTACGGTATGTCCAAGAACACCGTTGCCTATGTGCAAGCGCGTTACATGAAGTTCAAGAGCGAAGATGCTCGCCCATTTGCAGCTGCAACCTGGCAACTTGATGGCGTAGCATCCAGTGGCACCGACAACGGCGCTCGCGTGCTGATCGGTACCTGGACTGGCTTCTAA